The following coding sequences lie in one Deinococcus carri genomic window:
- a CDS encoding IS1/IS1595 family N-terminal zinc-binding domain-containing protein translates to MNGPDCPACGGVYTVKNGHAHTGKQRYLCR, encoded by the coding sequence ATGAACGGTCCTGACTGCCCAGCGTGCGGTGGCGTCTACACCGTCAAAAACGGTCACGCCCACACCGGCAAGCAACGCTACTTGTGCCG
- the bshB1 gene encoding bacillithiol biosynthesis deacetylase BshB1, whose protein sequence is MSDAFRTVYGTVQPLDWLCLAPHPDDAEIGAGGTLIRLAREGRAVGILEMSRGERGTLGTPEEREAECVAAAGILGLSWRGQLGLPDGGLADTPQGAAALATVLRAVRPRVLVVPHHRDRHPDHFGTYHLARRALHLAALRKEDLAGEPHRVPRVLLYQGNADIHATLLVDIGAVMADWEAAIRAHTSQFSGTYVSETVTPEIVERRRARLMYWGTFARVRYAEAFEMEDPLLVDPLAL, encoded by the coding sequence ATGAGTGACGCCTTTCGCACCGTGTACGGAACCGTGCAGCCCCTGGACTGGCTGTGCCTCGCGCCCCACCCGGACGACGCCGAGATAGGCGCGGGCGGCACGCTGATTCGCCTCGCGCGGGAGGGCCGGGCGGTGGGCATCCTGGAAATGTCGCGCGGCGAGCGGGGCACCCTGGGCACCCCGGAGGAGCGCGAGGCCGAGTGTGTGGCGGCGGCGGGCATCCTGGGGCTGAGCTGGCGCGGGCAACTGGGTTTGCCGGACGGCGGCCTGGCCGATACGCCGCAGGGCGCGGCGGCTCTGGCGACCGTGCTGCGCGCGGTGCGGCCCCGCGTGCTGGTCGTGCCGCATCACCGGGACCGCCACCCGGACCACTTCGGCACCTACCACCTCGCCAGGCGGGCGCTGCACCTCGCCGCCCTGCGCAAGGAAGACCTGGCGGGCGAACCCCACCGCGTCCCGCGTGTGCTGCTGTACCAGGGCAACGCCGACATTCACGCGACCCTGCTGGTGGACATCGGCGCGGTGATGGCGGACTGGGAAGCGGCCATCCGCGCCCATACCAGCCAGTTCAGCGGCACCTACGTCTCCGAAACCGTCACGCCCGAAATCGTGGAGCGCCGCCGCGCCCGCCTGATGTACTGGGGCACCTTCGCCCGCGTGCGCTATGCCGAGGCGTTCGAGATGGAAGACCCGCTGCTGGTGGACCCGCTCGCGCTGTGA